One region of Quercus lobata isolate SW786 chromosome 2, ValleyOak3.0 Primary Assembly, whole genome shotgun sequence genomic DNA includes:
- the LOC115978074 gene encoding probable xyloglucan endotransglucosylase/hydrolase protein 26, whose translation MALSQAFLIAFFISGSAIVFDKINVFDANIVQSMYINWRNNEAAIVGSDDLQLALDQTSGSGAVSKRTFLFGSFEMLIKLVPGNLAGTITAYYLSSDGSKCDEIDFEFLGNVSRQPYVVHTDIYTQGNDSREQQFYVWFDPTADYHNYTIFWNLIEIVWYIDSAPIRVFRNYQNKGIAYPNEQGMRVYASIWDGDNRATEGGRIKIYWANAPFIAKFAQFRPRACSWNGTVSISQCSTNSNSNWWTSPMYNHE comes from the exons ATGGCATTATCACAAGCTTTTCTAATTGCTTTCTTCATCTCTGGCTCTGCTATTGTATTTGATAAGATTAATGTATTCGATGCCAATATTGTCCAGAGCATGTACATCAACTGGAGAAATAATGAGGCAGCTATTGTGGGCAGCGATGATCTTCAACTCGCATTGGATCAAACCTCAG GCTCTGGTGCAGTGTCGAAGAGAACATTCTTATTTGGAAGCTTTGAAATGCTCATTAAATTGGTACCTGGGAACTTAGCAGGAAC aataaCAGCCTACTAT CTATCATCGGATGGGAGCAAGTGCGACGAGATAGACTTTGAGTTCCTAGGCAACGTTTCAAGACAACCTTATGTTGTCCACACAGATATCTACACACAAGGAAATGATAGTAGGGAGCAGCAATTCTATGTCTGGTTTGACCCTACTGCTGATTACCATAACTATACCATTTTTTGGAACCTCATCGAAATTGT GTGGTACATTGATAGTGCTCCAATTCGTGTTTTCCGGAACTACCAGAACAAGGGGATAGCTTATCCCAATGAGCAAGGAATGAGAGTTTATGCCAGCATATGGGACGGTGACAACCGGGCAACTGAAGGTGGGAGAATCAAGATCTATTGGGCCAATGCACCTTTCATAGCTAAGTTCGCACAATTTAGGCCAAGGGCTTGCTCTTGGAATGGAACTGTTAGTATTAGTCAATGTTCCACCAATTCCAATTCTAACTGGTGGACTTCTCCCATGTACAACCATGAATAA
- the LOC115965056 gene encoding uncharacterized protein LOC115965056 codes for MGGGPMRHNQSLHCQYHQKRGHITKDCRTLWNHLEQLVRKGRLQQFLYRPNEQGDQARSRAQGNASSRPPLGTINVIFAAPRRTDDDKIGTIQPHDDALVVILKIGGYDVKRVMVDQGSGTEIMYPNLYRGLNLKLKDLIAYDSPLVSFNGKVVIPRGHSRLPMQAGSKVVEVNFIVVDAYSPYIAIVAKPWLHALGAISSTLHLKVKYPSGDRIEKLMSSQSMAGQCLVVAIMSQPAVEFRPLLKKAHSNQGFWSYLRMWYQERQSVRGWRKLL; via the exons ATGGGAGGAGGCCCCATGAGGCACAACCAAAGTCTTCATTGCCAATATCACCAGAAGCGAGGGCATATTACCAAGGACTGCAGAACTCTATGGAACCATCTAGAGCAACTAGTCAGAAAGGGAAGGTTGCAGCAGTTTTTATATCGACCCAACGAGCAAGGAGACCAAGCAAGGTCAAGGGCTCAGGGAAATGCTTCTTCAAGGCCCCCATTaggcacaattaatgtcatctttgctgCACCTAGGAGAACTG ACGATGACAAGATTGGAACCATCCAGCCACACGATGATGCTTTAGTGGTCATCCTCAAAATAGGAGGGTATGATGTAAAGAGGGTGATGGTAGACCAGGGCAGTGGTACAGAGATTATGTACCCTAACTTGTACAGAGGGCTGAACTTAAAGCTTAAGGATCTGATAGCCTATGATTCACCTTTGGTAAGTTTTAATGGGAAAGTTGTTATCCCAAGGGGTCATAGTAGATTGCCCATGCAAGCAGGTTCGAAGGTGGTAGAGGTAAACTTTATTGTGGTAGATGCTTATTCCCCCTACATTGCCATTGTAGCAAAACCTTGGCTCCATGCCCTAGGGGCCATTTCTTCAACTCTGCACTTGAAGGTAAAGTATCCCTCAGGGGACCGAATTGAAAAGCTTATGAGCAGTCAATCCATGGCTGGGCAGTGCCTTGTGGTTGCAATTATGTCTCAGCCTGCAGTTGAGTTTCGGCCTCTACTAAAGAAGGCTCATAGCAATCAAGGATTCTGGTCCTATCTACGGATGTGGTATCAGGAGAGGCAAAGTGTGAGAGGTTGGAGGAAATTGCTATAG